Proteins from a genomic interval of Panthera uncia isolate 11264 chromosome C1 unlocalized genomic scaffold, Puncia_PCG_1.0 HiC_scaffold_4, whole genome shotgun sequence:
- the LAPTM5 gene encoding lysosomal-associated transmembrane protein 5: protein MAPRTAAVRQTCCCFNVRIATTALAIYHVIMSVLLFIEHSVEVAHGKASCRVWQNGYLRLANLISSFLLITMLFVISLSLLIGVVKNREKYLLPFLSLQIMDFLLCLLTLLGSYIELPSYLKFASRSSRVGAPKVPLMTLQLLDFCLSILTLCSSYMEVPTYLNFKAMNHMNYLPSQEGMAHSQFIKMMIIFSIAFTTVLILKVYMFKCVWRCYNFMKYMNSAEERSGSKTLQKAVLPSYEEAVSLPYKTPDGDLAPPPYSEV from the exons ATGGCCCCCCGCACGGCTGCCGTCCGCCAGACCTGCTGCTGCTTCAATGTCCGCATTGCCACCACCGCCCTGGCCATCTACCATgtg ATCATGAGTGTTTTGCTGTTCATCGAGCACTCCGTGGAGGTGGCCCACGGCAAGGCCTCCTGCAGGGTCTGGCAGAATGGCTACCTCAGGCTCG CCAACCTGATCTCCAGCTTCCTGCTCATCACCATGCTCTTTGTCATCAGCTTGAGTCTGCTGATCGGAGTGGTCAAG AACCGGGAGAAGTACCTGCTGCCCTTCCTGTCCCTACAAATCATGGACTTCCTCCTGTGCTTGCTCACTCTGCTGGGCTCCTACATCGAGCTGCCCTCCTACCTCAAGTTTGCCTCCCGGAGCAGCAGGGTT GGCGCCCCCAAGGTCCCCCTGATGACCCTGCAGTTGCTGGATTTCTGCCTGAGCATCCTGACACTCTGCAGCTCCTACATGGAAGTCCCCACCTATCTCAACTTCAAGGCCATGAACCACATG AACTATCTCCCCAGCCAGGAGGGTATGGCTCACAGCCAGTTCATCAAGATGATGATCATTTTCTCCATCGCCTTCACCACTGTCCTCATCCTGAAG GTCTACATGTTCAAGTGCGTGTGGAGATGCTACAACTTCATGAAGTACATGAACTCAGCCGAGGAGAGGAGCGGCTCCAAGACGCTCCAGAAG GCGGTCCTGCCATCCTATGAGGAAGCCGTGTCTCTGCCATACAAGACCCCGGACGGGGACCTGGCACCACCTCCCTACTCGGAGGTGTGA